The following coding sequences are from one Desulfosporosinus orientis DSM 765 window:
- a CDS encoding thiolase family protein produces the protein MATELNEVVMVSACRTPIGSYGGSLVSVPANELTKIAAAETIKRAGIEPRQVDEIVAGMCLHHGNGSLPPRIVAMEIGMDPRSSASMVNQNCASGMRALEIAAMKLQLGKCDIALVTGTESMSNVPYISRNMRWGARMADVKMEDPMLSDGLVCKLAGSHMGGTADNIAKLYGITREECDELALLSNQRAVRAIDEGRFQREIVPVPVRKGKKEFLFAQDEHPKRDANLEGLAKLKPAFTNDGVVTAGNASGLNDAAAAVVLMTKKKAQELGIKPLMKLINVCDEGVEAQVMGLGPAVAIPKCLKEAGMKYEDIDYWEINEAFAAQVIGVAKKIKDEAGIILNMGTFEQDGNINSNGSGIGLGHPVGCTALRIIVSLYYELERLGKTTGGASLCVGGGPAMASLWTRDI, from the coding sequence ATGGCAACGGAACTTAATGAAGTTGTAATGGTAAGCGCCTGCAGAACACCGATTGGTTCTTATGGAGGTTCGCTCGTATCGGTACCGGCCAATGAATTGACTAAGATTGCAGCTGCTGAAACCATTAAAAGAGCGGGAATTGAACCAAGACAGGTGGATGAAATTGTAGCCGGAATGTGCTTGCATCATGGCAATGGTTCATTACCTCCTCGTATTGTGGCAATGGAAATAGGTATGGATCCAAGATCAAGCGCCTCCATGGTTAATCAAAACTGCGCGTCAGGCATGAGAGCTTTGGAGATTGCTGCCATGAAACTTCAATTGGGTAAATGCGATATAGCGCTGGTAACCGGTACAGAAAGTATGAGCAATGTTCCTTATATCTCTAGGAATATGAGGTGGGGGGCAAGAATGGCTGATGTCAAAATGGAAGACCCTATGCTTTCTGATGGACTGGTATGCAAACTGGCTGGCTCCCACATGGGCGGGACGGCTGATAACATTGCTAAACTGTATGGAATTACCCGAGAGGAATGTGATGAACTGGCACTTCTTAGCAATCAGAGAGCAGTAAGAGCTATTGATGAAGGCCGTTTCCAGAGAGAGATTGTACCTGTTCCGGTTAGAAAGGGAAAGAAAGAATTTTTGTTTGCCCAGGACGAGCATCCTAAAAGGGATGCAAACCTTGAAGGTTTGGCTAAACTGAAACCCGCATTTACTAACGATGGAGTTGTAACGGCCGGCAACGCATCCGGTCTTAATGACGCTGCTGCAGCTGTTGTTTTGATGACCAAGAAAAAGGCTCAAGAATTAGGAATTAAACCTCTGATGAAACTGATCAATGTCTGTGATGAAGGGGTAGAAGCTCAGGTAATGGGTTTAGGCCCCGCTGTTGCCATACCTAAATGCTTGAAAGAAGCCGGAATGAAATATGAAGACATTGATTACTGGGAAATCAACGAAGCCTTTGCAGCCCAAGTCATTGGCGTTGCTAAGAAGATTAAAGATGAAGCAGGGATCATTTTGAATATGGGTACCTTTGAACAGGACGGCAACATTAACAGTAATGGATCTGGAATCGGACTGGGACATCCAGTTGGTTGTACAGCACTGCGCATCATTGTCAGCCTTTACTATGAACTAGAGAGACTTGGGAAAACAACAGGCGGAGCGTCTCTTTGTGTAGGCGGCGGACCCGCTATGGCTTCTCTGTGGACAAGAGATATATAA
- a CDS encoding acyl-CoA dehydrogenase — translation MSSNFAVNNIRDFEFIIQEWLPTEKVFNYPQFADYYSKDDIKSVLEPVLKMCKAVIEPSNGACETHPVTFTDGKVTTPPGFGPLFHKLQEEGWGTSNIDESPDAMVLPEMLHAAVWELICAANPSFMPYVLLTSGAANLIQTFGDEKVKGMFLSKMMDGTWSGTMCLTEAGAGSDVGDISSKAYPTDDPRVFKIQGNKIFITGGNNDFTENIIHLYLARIEGAKPGTSGISLFVVPKYWVNEDGSLEDNDFVNTGVEHKMGLHGSVTASLAAGENGNCRGWLLGIDPRENDGKGEGMTQMFQMMNMARMETGHMALSCIINAFANARDNAKERVQGRLLTDPKAGRVPIINHEDIKRTLMMGKAHIEAMRAMMYRVYLAFDQRHRDPDPEVRKAANDLIEICTPLCKAYPSDEAWWLIGEALQSYGGYGYCEEYPVSQIARDVKIYSIWEGTNYIQSMDLLGRKMNMKGGSVFAAWVKEMFDFFAANKDNESLSKEFNILGKALNSYQAMLKAIAEYSKTNISKIPLYSRRILTASAQLFCGRQILDQAILADKKAQEVGPSHFDYKFYTGKVAAAKYYLHNVVPNVWAVAEIVIDGDTSALDIPVEVFEY, via the coding sequence ATGTCTTCAAACTTTGCAGTAAACAATATAAGAGATTTTGAATTTATAATCCAAGAATGGCTTCCAACGGAAAAAGTATTTAATTACCCACAGTTTGCCGACTATTATTCCAAAGATGATATTAAATCAGTTCTTGAACCAGTTCTAAAAATGTGCAAGGCAGTAATAGAGCCTAGCAACGGCGCATGTGAGACCCATCCAGTTACTTTTACTGACGGCAAAGTAACGACTCCTCCTGGCTTTGGACCTCTTTTTCATAAGCTGCAGGAAGAAGGCTGGGGTACCAGCAATATTGATGAATCACCCGATGCCATGGTATTGCCGGAAATGCTGCATGCCGCCGTTTGGGAATTGATATGTGCTGCTAACCCCTCCTTTATGCCCTATGTTCTGCTGACCAGTGGGGCGGCTAACTTAATCCAAACGTTTGGCGATGAAAAAGTTAAGGGGATGTTCCTTTCTAAGATGATGGATGGAACTTGGTCAGGGACCATGTGCCTGACAGAAGCTGGTGCCGGTTCCGATGTAGGGGATATTTCATCTAAAGCCTACCCGACCGATGATCCGCGGGTTTTTAAGATCCAGGGCAATAAGATCTTTATTACAGGCGGGAACAATGATTTTACCGAAAATATCATCCACCTCTACTTAGCTCGTATTGAAGGGGCTAAGCCGGGTACAAGCGGCATCTCACTATTCGTAGTTCCCAAGTATTGGGTCAACGAAGATGGCAGCCTTGAAGACAATGATTTTGTAAACACTGGGGTTGAACATAAGATGGGCCTGCATGGTTCAGTCACGGCCTCTCTGGCTGCTGGGGAAAACGGAAATTGCCGCGGATGGCTGCTGGGTATCGATCCGCGTGAAAATGACGGCAAGGGCGAAGGTATGACCCAAATGTTCCAAATGATGAATATGGCCCGAATGGAAACTGGTCACATGGCTCTGTCTTGTATCATCAACGCTTTTGCAAATGCCCGTGATAATGCTAAAGAGAGAGTTCAAGGACGTTTGCTGACTGATCCTAAGGCCGGTCGAGTACCGATTATTAACCATGAAGATATCAAACGCACTCTTATGATGGGTAAAGCACATATTGAAGCAATGCGCGCCATGATGTACAGGGTTTATCTGGCTTTTGACCAACGTCATCGCGATCCCGATCCGGAAGTGAGAAAAGCCGCCAACGACCTGATTGAAATCTGCACTCCGCTTTGCAAGGCATATCCTTCCGACGAAGCCTGGTGGCTCATTGGGGAAGCGCTCCAATCCTATGGCGGGTATGGTTACTGTGAAGAATATCCCGTATCCCAAATTGCTCGAGACGTAAAGATCTACTCCATTTGGGAAGGCACCAACTATATCCAGTCCATGGATTTGCTCGGCCGTAAGATGAACATGAAGGGCGGCTCAGTCTTTGCTGCTTGGGTTAAGGAAATGTTCGATTTCTTTGCAGCAAACAAAGATAACGAATCCTTAAGTAAGGAGTTCAATATCCTTGGCAAGGCCCTAAACTCTTATCAAGCTATGCTCAAGGCTATAGCCGAATATTCAAAGACAAATATAAGCAAGATTCCTCTTTATTCCCGTCGTATCCTTACGGCTTCTGCTCAACTTTTCTGTGGACGTCAGATTCTTGATCAGGCGATCTTGGCAGACAAAAAAGCCCAGGAAGTGGGACCAAGTCACTTTGATTATAAATTCTACACAGGTAAAGTTGCTGCTGCTAAATACTACTTGCATAATGTAGTGCCTAATGTCTGGGCGGTTGCAGAGATTGTCATTGACGGCGATACCTCAGCTCTTGATATACCGGTTGAAGTTTTTGAATACTAG
- a CDS encoding TetR/AcrR family transcriptional regulator C-terminal domain-containing protein has protein sequence MYVKIKDKSQRIIDAAILGIAESGFHNCQISKIASLAGVSVGTIYLYFENKEKVIIRVAQERIEYFIEKMRREISQVKTTEECLRVIVRTHFSYMEQNRSWAIVVYFELRQLNPKLRLIINSLIANYFSLVEGVIKRGIKCGEVPKIDTQVARQMILGTLDRATVDWLIARSPRTLMSGIEPVLALFNGALGLKKCKNII, from the coding sequence ATGTACGTGAAGATTAAAGATAAATCTCAACGGATTATTGATGCTGCTATTCTGGGCATTGCAGAATCAGGATTTCATAATTGTCAGATCTCGAAAATTGCCAGTTTAGCGGGGGTATCTGTTGGAACAATATATTTGTACTTTGAGAATAAGGAAAAAGTCATCATTCGAGTCGCTCAGGAACGTATTGAGTATTTTATCGAAAAAATGCGCCGGGAGATCTCTCAAGTAAAAACGACAGAAGAATGTTTACGGGTAATTGTCCGAACTCATTTTTCCTATATGGAACAAAATCGGTCTTGGGCAATTGTGGTTTATTTCGAGCTTAGGCAATTAAATCCTAAGTTACGTTTAATAATTAATAGTTTGATAGCGAATTACTTTAGTCTCGTTGAAGGCGTGATTAAGAGAGGCATAAAATGTGGAGAAGTTCCGAAAATAGACACACAAGTAGCCCGGCAAATGATTTTAGGTACCCTAGATAGAGCCACAGTCGATTGGTTAATAGCTCGCAGCCCTCGAACTCTTATGAGCGGGATTGAGCCGGTCTTAGCTTTGTTTAATGGTGCACTTGGTTTAAAAAAATGTAAGAACATAATTTAA
- a CDS encoding acyl-CoA dehydrogenase family protein produces the protein MTEEQKMVQKMAKDFAENEIAPYIDQDEENHYWRREIFDKMAEFGFFGFCIDEEYGGNSMGWLEGALVIEQVSKVHTSWRMAFNMQDWGTALTIQKFGAEEQKKHYIPKFVSGEYVGSFAMTEADVGSDVAAMKCRAEDKGDYYLLNGHKMWITNGTVCDHGLLYVKTDKDAGAKGITCFIMDYSLPGIERNAIKNKVGLWASDTAEIVFENVRVPKELILGNVGQGFNICMQQLNGTRLGCSAGSLGLSGACLEASIRYANERSQFGKPIGKYQLIQQQIAEMKMEHAALEYMVYKAAWLKDQGLPNQMETSMSKLFGAKAAVHAANECMKLHGSFGYSNEYPCGRFLRDCKQFETLEGTSNMHTQIVANAALGYSPNRV, from the coding sequence TTGACAGAGGAACAGAAAATGGTGCAAAAAATGGCCAAGGATTTTGCCGAAAACGAAATTGCACCATATATTGACCAGGATGAAGAAAACCATTATTGGCGCAGAGAAATTTTTGACAAAATGGCTGAATTTGGGTTTTTTGGGTTCTGTATTGATGAAGAGTATGGCGGTAACAGTATGGGGTGGCTAGAAGGAGCCCTGGTTATAGAACAGGTGTCCAAAGTTCATACCTCGTGGCGCATGGCCTTTAACATGCAGGATTGGGGAACTGCTTTGACCATTCAGAAATTTGGTGCCGAGGAACAGAAGAAGCACTACATTCCCAAATTTGTTAGCGGAGAATATGTGGGTAGTTTTGCCATGACGGAAGCTGATGTGGGGTCTGATGTGGCAGCCATGAAATGCCGGGCAGAAGACAAAGGAGATTATTACCTGCTAAATGGGCATAAAATGTGGATCACAAATGGTACCGTATGCGATCACGGTTTGCTCTATGTAAAGACAGATAAAGATGCAGGAGCCAAGGGGATTACCTGTTTCATCATGGATTATAGTCTACCTGGGATTGAACGCAATGCGATCAAGAATAAGGTGGGTTTGTGGGCTTCTGATACAGCCGAAATCGTGTTTGAAAACGTAAGAGTCCCTAAAGAATTGATTCTTGGCAATGTTGGTCAAGGTTTTAATATCTGTATGCAGCAGCTTAATGGAACCCGTTTAGGGTGCTCCGCAGGCTCGTTGGGTTTGTCCGGAGCTTGCCTGGAAGCTTCCATTCGTTATGCCAATGAGCGCAGCCAGTTTGGAAAACCCATCGGCAAATATCAACTAATTCAGCAGCAGATTGCTGAAATGAAGATGGAGCACGCCGCATTAGAGTACATGGTATATAAAGCGGCATGGTTGAAGGATCAGGGTCTGCCCAACCAGATGGAAACCTCCATGTCCAAATTATTCGGAGCTAAAGCGGCTGTACATGCCGCCAATGAATGCATGAAATTGCATGGCTCTTTTGGTTATTCGAACGAATATCCCTGCGGCAGGTTTTTGAGAGATTGTAAGCAGTTTGAAACCCTGGAGGGCACCTCAAACATGCATACACAAATCGTTGCCAATGCCGCACTGGGGTATTCTCCCAACCGGGTTTAA
- a CDS encoding acyl-CoA dehydrogenase family protein codes for MFKLTDEQKLLVDTTKKLMKRDIRPVVDGLKAKGQSMTKEICQELLKKTIPLGIMGNVVKEEYGGAGMDYLTYGLMYEQIDKAINSVIMISTGVTRAIASLGTDAQREKWLPGLLNADLIGCTAITEPNVGSNPAFIETRAVEDGDYYVINGNKLFITNGAIADVAIVVTSLDRSKGAKGLARFIVDKRESPFEARHIKTIGGEEFLGELIFEDCRVPKENIVSAEGSGLKDQLAGFQVARCFVGLTGLNLMNEAYEIACQYARDRKQFGKTIGSFQLIAEMITDMLADIETSKLLLYKALSVIDEGLHVNSYSSMAKYWATEAAVRVTSKAIQIHGAYGLCTEYPLEELFRLARMLSIPDGTTEIQKLIVAREQLGISALV; via the coding sequence ATTTTTAAGCTAACCGATGAACAAAAACTTTTAGTCGACACAACAAAAAAACTTATGAAGCGTGATATTCGTCCGGTTGTAGATGGTCTTAAGGCTAAAGGACAGTCCATGACTAAAGAAATCTGTCAGGAGTTGTTAAAAAAGACAATTCCCTTAGGGATAATGGGAAACGTCGTTAAAGAGGAATACGGCGGAGCCGGAATGGATTATTTGACCTATGGTCTAATGTATGAACAGATAGACAAGGCCATCAATTCAGTAATTATGATATCTACCGGGGTAACGAGAGCTATTGCCTCGTTGGGAACCGATGCGCAGCGTGAAAAGTGGCTGCCAGGTCTGTTAAATGCAGATCTTATCGGCTGCACCGCCATTACCGAACCCAATGTAGGATCCAATCCAGCCTTCATTGAAACCAGGGCGGTAGAGGATGGCGATTATTATGTAATAAATGGAAACAAGCTATTTATTACCAATGGTGCCATTGCGGATGTTGCAATCGTAGTAACTTCACTAGATCGGTCCAAAGGAGCCAAGGGGCTGGCCAGATTTATTGTTGACAAACGCGAGTCTCCTTTTGAGGCCCGTCATATAAAAACCATAGGTGGCGAGGAATTTCTTGGAGAACTCATATTTGAAGACTGTCGTGTACCCAAAGAAAACATTGTCAGTGCAGAGGGCTCTGGGTTGAAAGACCAACTGGCAGGTTTTCAGGTAGCCAGATGCTTTGTTGGCTTAACCGGCTTAAACCTGATGAACGAGGCTTATGAAATTGCGTGTCAATATGCCCGCGATAGAAAGCAGTTTGGCAAAACCATTGGCAGTTTTCAGTTAATTGCTGAAATGATTACGGATATGCTGGCTGATATAGAGACATCAAAACTGCTTCTTTATAAAGCTCTTAGCGTCATTGATGAAGGGCTACATGTTAATTCTTATTCTTCCATGGCGAAGTACTGGGCAACTGAAGCGGCGGTCCGGGTTACATCAAAGGCCATCCAGATTCACGGCGCCTATGGCCTATGCACCGAGTATCCATTAGAAGAACTGTTCCGGTTGGCGCGGATGCTCAGCATTCCTGATGGTACTACTGAGATTCAGAAACTCATAGTAGCCCGGGAGCAATTAGGAATAAGTGCATTAGTTTGA
- a CDS encoding Zn-ribbon domain-containing OB-fold protein: protein MEIPIKEGVFEYIGDGDKIQVIGTQCPTCSEKQFPPAEFCPKCSTGGLNKVMLGRTGIITSFAVVDTKNPFWKGEIPYTIVKVDLDGGGKLMSHLTGFDSKDVPIGAKVELVAHKAFTDMEGNDLIAPMYKLI, encoded by the coding sequence ATGGAGATACCGATTAAAGAAGGTGTATTTGAGTATATAGGCGACGGTGACAAGATTCAGGTTATTGGCACACAATGTCCAACCTGCAGTGAAAAACAATTTCCCCCGGCAGAATTTTGCCCTAAATGCAGCACCGGAGGATTAAATAAAGTTATGTTAGGGAGAACCGGCATTATTACGTCCTTTGCTGTAGTCGATACCAAGAATCCATTTTGGAAAGGAGAAATTCCATACACAATCGTCAAAGTAGATCTGGATGGCGGTGGTAAATTGATGTCCCACCTGACTGGCTTTGACTCCAAAGATGTGCCAATAGGTGCGAAAGTTGAATTGGTAGCGCATAAGGCATTTACTGACATGGAAGGCAATGATTTAATAGCCCCTATGTATAAACTAATTTAA
- a CDS encoding thiolase family protein: MRKVVVAGVGMHPCGIWPDKERSEIALTAIINALEDSQVPFKDIQKVYCSHVLEGASIAQIICQKIGLIGVPMINMENACTSGSTAMGEAYFAIATGQYDVALVIGVEQMSNMGVLGGVADTKSLDSLLGMNIMPALYAMNANEHMHKYGTTREQLALVAVKNKKNGTINPYAHIRKEFTLEEVLGSRRIVDPITLLMCCPNSDGGAAAILCAEDVLSKYNSKPKVYMAGTALRTYAYGENSNDLNRRAAKDAYEMAGVDPKDVDVAEVHDAFTIGEIMHYETLGFCPLGEGGRFLEEGHTQITGDIAVNPSGGLQSRGHPLGMTGVAQACEVVWQLRQEAKGRQVNNPKVGLCHTQGAGGVACVNIFTL; the protein is encoded by the coding sequence GTGAGGAAAGTAGTGGTAGCCGGTGTGGGCATGCACCCTTGCGGCATCTGGCCGGACAAGGAACGAAGCGAAATAGCGTTGACCGCTATAATAAATGCTCTTGAGGATTCCCAAGTTCCTTTTAAGGACATTCAAAAAGTTTACTGCTCTCATGTCTTGGAAGGTGCTTCTATTGCCCAAATTATTTGTCAAAAAATCGGCCTTATCGGGGTTCCTATGATAAACATGGAGAATGCCTGTACAAGCGGTTCAACTGCAATGGGTGAAGCATACTTTGCGATAGCCACAGGCCAGTATGATGTAGCCCTGGTAATTGGAGTTGAACAAATGAGTAATATGGGAGTACTTGGCGGGGTTGCAGACACAAAGAGTTTGGATTCTCTTTTAGGAATGAATATTATGCCTGCACTGTACGCGATGAATGCTAATGAACATATGCATAAATACGGTACGACCAGAGAGCAATTAGCTTTGGTAGCGGTTAAGAACAAGAAAAATGGTACCATAAACCCCTATGCGCATATCCGCAAGGAATTTACGCTTGAAGAAGTTTTGGGATCCAGAAGGATTGTTGATCCGATTACTCTTTTAATGTGCTGCCCCAACAGCGATGGAGGAGCAGCGGCTATACTTTGTGCCGAAGATGTTCTAAGCAAATACAATTCAAAACCCAAAGTCTATATGGCTGGTACCGCTTTAAGAACCTATGCATATGGAGAGAACTCAAATGATTTAAACCGGCGTGCCGCTAAGGATGCTTACGAGATGGCCGGTGTGGATCCTAAAGATGTTGATGTAGCCGAGGTTCATGATGCCTTTACTATCGGTGAAATTATGCATTATGAGACTCTGGGATTCTGCCCTCTAGGAGAAGGTGGCCGTTTCCTTGAGGAGGGACATACACAGATTACCGGTGATATAGCGGTTAATCCGAGTGGTGGACTCCAGTCGAGAGGCCATCCGCTGGGCATGACCGGAGTTGCCCAGGCATGTGAGGTTGTTTGGCAGCTAAGACAGGAGGCCAAGGGCCGCCAGGTTAATAATCCTAAAGTTGGGCTTTGCCATACTCAGGGTGCTGGTGGAGTAGCTTGTGTAAACATATTTACCCTATAG
- a CDS encoding enoyl-CoA hydratase/isomerase family protein yields MSGYQSLIYEVKEGIAVVTLNRPDVMNALNEELSAELRSILMVVEQDIEVRALILTGGAKCFCSGADIKESLSMKDAPPMIKQQRVERSRPLFDGIANLSKPTIAAISGAAMGAGCEMALACDFRIASENLKIALSEIKIGIVPAGGGTQRLPRLVGIAKAKEMILLGKTLNAQEALQIGLVNIVVPVEELMKEAQAFASQFINLAPLTLSLAKKLINKGMEMSLKDAIDYETQCATLLGTTEDRLEGMKAFSEKRKPVFKGR; encoded by the coding sequence ATGTCCGGTTATCAATCCTTGATTTATGAAGTCAAAGAAGGGATTGCTGTGGTAACTTTAAATCGGCCTGATGTCATGAATGCTCTGAACGAGGAATTATCAGCAGAACTAAGAAGTATTTTAATGGTTGTGGAACAGGATATCGAGGTAAGAGCTCTGATTCTAACCGGAGGAGCTAAATGCTTCTGTTCCGGAGCCGATATAAAAGAAAGTCTCTCAATGAAGGACGCTCCACCTATGATAAAGCAACAGCGCGTTGAACGTTCTCGCCCGTTGTTTGATGGAATCGCGAATTTATCAAAACCAACCATTGCTGCAATTAGCGGGGCTGCCATGGGAGCAGGCTGTGAAATGGCTCTGGCATGCGACTTCAGAATAGCGTCCGAAAACTTGAAAATCGCCCTTTCTGAAATAAAGATAGGGATAGTCCCGGCAGGCGGGGGGACTCAGAGGCTGCCTAGGTTAGTAGGTATAGCCAAGGCCAAAGAGATGATCTTACTGGGTAAAACCCTTAATGCCCAGGAGGCTCTCCAGATTGGATTGGTCAATATAGTCGTACCGGTGGAAGAATTAATGAAAGAAGCTCAGGCATTTGCTTCCCAATTTATTAATCTGGCTCCTTTGACCTTAAGCCTGGCCAAGAAGTTGATAAACAAGGGGATGGAGATGTCATTGAAGGATGCTATTGATTATGAAACACAGTGTGCGACCCTCCTTGGCACTACTGAGGATAGACTTGAAGGTATGAAGGCTTTTTCGGAGAAACGCAAACCGGTATTTAAAGGGAGATAG
- a CDS encoding SDR family NAD(P)-dependent oxidoreductase, with the protein MENILKGKVAIVTGGGRGVGAGICSVFAQEGASVAVVDIDGNTAEATAKKLTDAGYKAIAIKTDILDPQQVEKMAATVKDAFGPVDILINNAGYGVQKKFSDTTPDDWAKDININIFGVLNCTKAVLGEMLERKYGKIVNIVSDAGRVGEPMLPVYSAAKAGAIGFCRALAKDVGKNNINVNCVALSAIKTELIASILTPEKEEKMTKVYPMRRLGQPEDVAHMVAFLASDLTGYITGQVIPINGGYALGF; encoded by the coding sequence ATGGAAAACATTCTAAAAGGTAAAGTTGCTATTGTTACCGGCGGCGGACGTGGGGTCGGAGCCGGAATATGCAGTGTTTTTGCGCAGGAAGGTGCCAGTGTGGCGGTAGTGGATATTGATGGGAATACTGCTGAGGCAACTGCTAAGAAACTTACCGATGCTGGATACAAGGCCATTGCCATTAAGACCGATATTCTTGACCCGCAACAGGTTGAGAAAATGGCAGCAACTGTCAAGGACGCCTTTGGACCGGTGGATATTCTTATAAATAATGCCGGTTACGGGGTGCAAAAAAAGTTCAGTGACACTACTCCCGATGATTGGGCAAAGGATATTAATATCAATATATTTGGGGTTTTGAATTGTACCAAAGCGGTTCTCGGGGAAATGCTGGAAAGAAAATACGGAAAAATAGTCAACATAGTTTCCGACGCGGGCAGGGTTGGAGAACCAATGCTTCCGGTTTATTCTGCTGCCAAAGCAGGTGCCATTGGCTTTTGCCGGGCTTTGGCCAAGGACGTTGGAAAGAATAACATCAATGTAAACTGCGTTGCTCTGTCGGCTATTAAGACCGAGCTTATAGCCAGTATTTTAACTCCGGAAAAAGAAGAAAAAATGACAAAAGTATATCCCATGAGACGCCTGGGCCAGCCGGAAGATGTGGCTCATATGGTTGCCTTCCTTGCTTCAGATTTGACCGGCTATATAACCGGACAAGTTATTCCAATAAATGGCGGTTATGCTTTAGGTTTCTAA
- a CDS encoding enoyl-CoA hydratase/isomerase family protein has protein sequence MSAVTFQQEGKIGIININHPATLNSLCQEVRSGFVEMFRFAEASDVRAVIIKGNQRSFSSGGNLHEIGDLKDPVAGAEYINEASQVIRMVHDSPKVTIAMVEGYAFGAGLSLATACDLIYAGDKAKFASSFVNVGLVPDCGVSFLLTRLVGLQKAKEMAFTGKVVDAAEALQMGLVSQVFASHRLFDETRSIARKISMGPPKTIGMTKAILESALKMGLDATLTMESNAQGVCMFGDEHTEGRTAFFEKRSPIY, from the coding sequence ATGTCTGCTGTCACATTTCAACAAGAAGGAAAAATCGGAATCATTAATATCAATCATCCTGCGACACTAAATAGCCTGTGTCAAGAGGTTAGATCAGGATTTGTAGAAATGTTCCGCTTTGCAGAAGCATCTGATGTCAGAGCTGTGATAATTAAGGGGAATCAACGCAGCTTTTCATCGGGAGGGAACTTACATGAGATTGGGGATTTAAAAGATCCCGTCGCTGGGGCCGAATATATTAACGAAGCCTCACAAGTAATCAGGATGGTGCATGACTCGCCAAAAGTAACCATTGCCATGGTTGAAGGGTATGCATTCGGTGCCGGACTGAGTCTGGCAACAGCTTGTGACCTAATTTATGCAGGTGATAAGGCGAAATTTGCTTCATCGTTTGTCAATGTGGGATTAGTGCCGGATTGTGGTGTCAGCTTTCTTCTAACCAGATTGGTAGGTCTGCAAAAAGCTAAGGAAATGGCATTTACCGGTAAAGTTGTTGACGCCGCAGAGGCATTGCAGATGGGATTGGTTTCGCAAGTATTCGCATCACACCGATTATTCGATGAAACCAGATCTATCGCCCGCAAGATTTCCATGGGACCGCCAAAAACCATTGGTATGACCAAAGCTATTTTAGAATCAGCCCTCAAAATGGGTTTGGATGCCACACTTACAATGGAGAGCAATGCGCAGGGGGTTTGCATGTTTGGTGATGAACATACAGAAGGAAGAACTGCATTCTTTGAAAAACGCAGCCCCATATATTGA